From Chiloscyllium punctatum isolate Juve2018m chromosome 39, sChiPun1.3, whole genome shotgun sequence, one genomic window encodes:
- the LOC140464036 gene encoding uncharacterized protein isoform X2, with the protein MGDRHIGEISARKKVVDLVRHEVAEVQNFVKSGNQFLKITRSFIANSVREGKLTQIKGRTYFKEAMHAILFCGRINIPLINPEEMMEHHEFQLLSETYPDAFQKYSSHLPKRPPYAVLLGAI; encoded by the exons ATGGGAGACCGACACATCGGAGAGATATCAG CTCGGAAAAAAGTGGTGGACTTGGTACGCCATGAAGTAGCGGAGGTACAAAACTTTGTAAAAAGTGGAAATCAGTTTTTGAAGATTACCCGATCATTCATTGCAAACTCTGTGCGAGAGGGAAAGCTGACTCAAATAAAAGGAAGAACCTACTTTAAAGAG GCAATGCATGCAATATTATTTTGTGGGCGCATTAATATTCCCCTAATTAATCCAGAAGAAATGATGGAACATCATGAATTTCAGTTATTGTCTGAAacgtatccagatgcctttcagaAATACAGCTCCCATCTCCCAAAACGTCCTCCTTATGCAGTGCTACTTGGTGCA ATCTAA